A stretch of Cyanobacterium sp. HL-69 DNA encodes these proteins:
- the crtB gene encoding phytoene synthase CrtB, with product MLQLPKKLKPKHPLASVEESYEYCRQVTAKYSKTFYLGTLLMPKQKRKAIWAIYVWCRRTDELVDGPQAKFTTPETLDSWETQLESVFDGQPIDDPDVALVDTLTRFPMDIQPFRDMIAGQRMDLYRNRYDTFEELDLYCYRVAGTVGLMSSAVLGVDDRNVSVPWNRQSIIVPEQEAIALGIANQLTNILRDVGEDIDRDRIYLPLEDLAMFDYTEEDLFNKVIDDRWRSLMKFEIQRARKYYVDAERGIRALSPDGRWPVWSALMLYQGILDVIEKNGYDVFNRRAFVPTANKMLYLPVALLRAQVL from the coding sequence ATGCTGCAACTGCCTAAAAAACTAAAACCAAAACACCCCCTAGCTTCCGTCGAGGAGTCCTATGAATATTGTCGTCAGGTAACGGCGAAGTATTCCAAGACCTTTTATCTTGGTACTTTGTTGATGCCCAAACAAAAAAGAAAGGCAATCTGGGCTATTTATGTCTGGTGTCGTCGCACCGATGAATTAGTAGATGGACCTCAAGCTAAATTTACCACCCCTGAAACCCTTGATTCGTGGGAGACTCAACTAGAGTCGGTATTTGATGGACAACCCATTGATGATCCTGATGTGGCTCTGGTGGATACTCTTACCCGTTTTCCTATGGATATTCAACCCTTTCGGGATATGATAGCTGGTCAGAGAATGGACTTGTACCGCAACCGCTATGATACTTTTGAGGAATTAGATTTATATTGTTACCGTGTGGCGGGTACGGTAGGCTTGATGTCTTCGGCGGTGTTGGGGGTTGATGATCGCAATGTCAGCGTCCCTTGGAATCGTCAATCTATCATTGTACCCGAACAAGAGGCGATCGCCCTTGGTATTGCCAATCAACTAACTAATATTCTCAGGGATGTGGGAGAAGATATTGATCGTGATCGTATTTACCTACCCCTCGAAGATTTAGCAATGTTTGACTATACCGAAGAAGATTTATTTAACAAAGTAATCGATGACCGTTGGCGTAGCTTGATGAAGTTTGAAATCCAACGGGCCAGAAAATACTATGTGGATGCGGAAAGGGGTATTAGAGCCTTAAGCCCTGATGGTCGTTGGCCTGTGTGGTCGGCATTAATGTTGTACCAAGGTATTCTCGATGTGATCGAAAAAAATGGCTATGATGTTTTTAACCGTCGTGCCTTTGTACCTACCGCCAACAAAATGCTTTATTTACCTGTGGCACTATTGAGGGCTCAAGTTTTGTAA
- the fur-3 gene encoding Fur family transcriptional regulator, ferric uptake regulator, whose translation MRTTKNQTLILALLKKIKEEISAQQIHFKLREQGSSTGLATVYRSLKALHQEGLIQERVSPSGEAFYSIIKHEHHPHHLNCVSCGESIPLRDCPIDEQLHQWCESKNFTVYYHTLEFFGVCDYCQQKSSKK comes from the coding sequence ATGCGAACTACCAAAAATCAAACACTCATTTTAGCTTTACTCAAGAAAATAAAAGAAGAAATTAGCGCCCAACAAATACATTTTAAACTCCGTGAGCAGGGTTCTAGCACAGGACTAGCAACGGTTTATCGTAGTCTCAAGGCATTGCACCAAGAAGGATTAATTCAAGAGCGAGTTTCCCCCAGCGGTGAGGCTTTTTACAGTATCATCAAACATGAGCATCACCCTCATCATCTCAACTGTGTTTCTTGTGGTGAGTCTATTCCTCTCAGGGATTGTCCCATTGATGAACAATTACATCAGTGGTGTGAGTCGAAAAATTTTACCGTCTATTACCACACCTTAGAATTTTTTGGCGTTTGTGATTACTGTCAACAGAAATCTTCTAAAAAATAA
- the devA gene encoding ABC-type glycolipid efflux pump ATPase component DevA yields MVSKRENMLTSKTELDIQKKENNQEDNKVVEIENLDFYYTNNKLTKQILFDINLTLEKGEVVIMKGPSGSGKTTLLTLMGALRSATHGSLKVFGKQLVNADNNLLIQTRTNIGYIFQAHNLLKSLTARQNVQMSMDLHPQFSSEEGKKKSIEMLEAVGLGTHIDYYPENLSGGQKQRVAIARALVSHPKMVLADEPTAALDSKSGRDVVEIMQKLAKEQGCTILIVTHDDRILDVAERIIELEDGVLGVR; encoded by the coding sequence ATGGTGAGTAAAAGGGAAAATATGTTAACTTCCAAGACAGAATTAGACATACAAAAAAAAGAAAATAACCAAGAAGATAATAAAGTTGTTGAGATAGAAAATTTAGACTTTTATTATACCAACAATAAACTAACAAAACAGATTCTCTTTGACATTAATTTAACCCTAGAAAAAGGAGAAGTTGTCATCATGAAAGGGCCTTCTGGCTCAGGAAAAACAACCCTTCTAACCTTAATGGGGGCTTTACGTAGTGCAACCCATGGCAGTCTAAAAGTATTTGGAAAACAATTAGTAAATGCAGATAATAATCTCTTAATTCAAACAAGAACAAATATTGGTTATATTTTCCAAGCTCATAATCTACTCAAATCCTTAACGGCTAGGCAAAATGTTCAAATGTCTATGGATTTGCACCCACAATTTTCCTCAGAAGAAGGCAAGAAAAAATCTATCGAAATGTTAGAGGCTGTAGGTTTAGGTACTCACATCGATTATTATCCAGAAAACCTATCTGGGGGACAAAAACAAAGGGTTGCCATCGCTAGGGCATTGGTATCTCACCCGAAAATGGTATTAGCCGACGAACCTACCGCAGCCCTTGACAGTAAATCAGGCCGTGATGTAGTGGAAATAATGCAAAAATTAGCCAAAGAACAGGGTTGTACTATTCTTATTGTAACCCATGACGATCGCATCTTAGACGTAGCCGAAAGAATTATCGAACTAGAAGACGGAGTGTTAGGTGTTAGGTAG
- the crtP gene encoding 15-cis-phytoene desaturase CrtP, with protein MRVAIAGGGLAGLSCAKYLTDLGHQPILLESRDVLGGLVAAWKDEDGDWLETGLHAFFGAYPNMLQLMGELGILDRLQWKQHTLIFNQPEKPGTLSRFDVPDIPSPFNVITSILRNNDMLTWSQKIRFAIGLFPAIIRGQKYVEDMDKYSLIEWLRIQGIDEKVNTDIFIAASKALTFINPDEVSATIILTALNKFLQERYGSKIAFLDGAPPERLCAPIVDYVTEKGGEVRTSSPLKKIVLNEDGSVKHLLIRGLNGAEDEIIEADAYVSAMSVDAMKLLMPEPWKEEPFFQKLEGLEGVPVINVQIWFDRKLTDVDQLLFSRSPLLSVYADMSVTTKEYYDPERSMLELVLAPAEEWIGKSDEAIIEATMEELARLFPEQIPHEAKVRKAKVLKTPRSVYKAIPGRQAYRPSQATPISNFFLSGSYTMQEYLGSMEGAVLSGKLTAQAIANKKVPVRKPSMAKGEPTFVG; from the coding sequence ATGCGAGTAGCAATTGCAGGAGGAGGGCTAGCAGGTTTATCCTGTGCCAAATATTTAACCGATTTAGGACATCAACCTATTTTGTTGGAAAGTAGAGATGTATTAGGGGGTTTAGTAGCCGCTTGGAAGGATGAGGACGGAGACTGGTTAGAAACTGGTTTACACGCCTTTTTTGGTGCTTATCCCAATATGTTACAACTCATGGGAGAATTAGGCATTTTAGACCGCCTACAGTGGAAACAACACACCCTCATTTTTAACCAACCCGAAAAACCTGGCACTCTCTCCCGCTTTGATGTGCCTGATATTCCTTCCCCTTTTAATGTAATTACTTCTATTCTGCGCAACAATGATATGTTGACTTGGAGTCAGAAGATTCGTTTTGCTATTGGTTTATTTCCTGCCATTATCCGTGGTCAAAAGTATGTGGAGGATATGGACAAATATAGTCTTATTGAGTGGTTAAGGATTCAGGGCATTGATGAAAAAGTCAATACTGATATTTTTATCGCTGCTTCTAAGGCTCTTACTTTTATCAACCCCGATGAGGTATCCGCTACCATTATCCTCACGGCGTTAAATAAGTTTTTGCAGGAGCGTTATGGCTCAAAGATTGCTTTCTTGGATGGAGCGCCCCCAGAGCGTTTATGCGCACCCATTGTGGATTATGTCACCGAAAAGGGTGGAGAGGTACGCACTAGTTCACCTTTGAAAAAAATTGTCTTAAATGAGGATGGCTCGGTAAAACATCTTTTAATTAGAGGTTTGAATGGAGCAGAGGATGAGATTATCGAGGCGGATGCTTATGTGTCGGCTATGTCGGTGGATGCCATGAAGTTATTGATGCCTGAGCCTTGGAAAGAAGAGCCTTTTTTCCAAAAATTAGAAGGGCTTGAGGGTGTACCTGTAATTAATGTCCAAATTTGGTTCGATCGCAAATTAACCGATGTGGATCAACTTTTATTTTCCCGCTCTCCTTTACTCAGTGTCTATGCGGACATGAGTGTTACTACTAAGGAATATTATGACCCAGAACGTTCTATGTTGGAGTTAGTGCTTGCCCCCGCCGAGGAATGGATTGGTAAATCCGATGAGGCTATCATTGAAGCCACCATGGAAGAGTTGGCAAGGCTTTTCCCTGAACAAATTCCCCACGAGGCGAAGGTGCGCAAAGCGAAAGTACTAAAAACCCCTCGTTCGGTATATAAAGCCATTCCAGGTCGTCAGGCTTACCGCCCTAGCCAAGCCACTCCTATTTCTAATTTCTTCCTTTCTGGTAGTTATACTATGCAGGAGTATTTGGGAAGTATGGAAGGGGCTGTATTATCTGGTAAATTGACCGCTCAGGCGATCGCCAATAAAAAAGTACCCGTGAGAAAACCAAGTATGGCAAAAGGTGAACCTACCTTTGTAGGATAA
- the purU gene encoding formyltetrahydrofolate deformylase PurU produces the protein MGKTRSKETATLLVSCPDQQGLVAKIANFIYSNGGNIIHADHHTDLEAGLFLSRIEWQLEGFNLPKDLIDAAFGAIALPLKATWQLHFSDIIPRLAIWVSKQDHCLYDLLWRIRAKELKAEAVLIISNHQDLAPVAQQFGIEYHYIPITKENKAEQEAKQIEILKKAHIDLVILAKYMQVLSPQFIQQIPNIINIHHSFLPAFVGAKPYHQAYSRGVKIIGATGHYVTQDLDAGPIIDQDVVRISHRDTVADLIRKGKDLEKIVLSRAVRLHLQQRVLVYGNKTVVFG, from the coding sequence ATGGGGAAAACTCGGAGCAAAGAAACCGCTACCTTACTTGTATCTTGCCCAGATCAACAGGGTTTAGTGGCAAAGATAGCTAACTTTATCTATTCTAATGGAGGTAACATCATTCATGCCGATCATCATACCGACTTAGAAGCAGGTTTATTTCTTTCTCGTATTGAATGGCAGTTAGAAGGGTTTAATTTACCTAAAGATTTGATTGATGCGGCTTTCGGTGCGATCGCCCTCCCTCTCAAAGCCACATGGCAACTACACTTTTCTGACATTATTCCTCGCCTTGCCATCTGGGTAAGTAAACAAGATCATTGTCTTTATGACCTATTATGGCGTATCCGTGCCAAAGAACTAAAAGCTGAAGCAGTTTTAATTATTAGTAATCATCAAGACTTAGCCCCCGTAGCCCAACAATTTGGGATCGAATATCATTATATCCCCATCACCAAAGAAAATAAAGCCGAACAAGAAGCCAAACAAATAGAAATACTAAAAAAAGCCCATATCGACTTAGTAATACTCGCTAAATATATGCAAGTACTAAGCCCGCAATTTATCCAGCAAATTCCCAACATAATTAATATTCACCACTCCTTCTTACCAGCCTTTGTGGGGGCAAAACCCTACCATCAAGCCTACTCTAGGGGAGTAAAAATCATTGGGGCAACAGGGCATTATGTCACCCAAGATTTAGATGCAGGGCCTATTATTGATCAGGATGTAGTCAGAATTAGTCACCGTGATACCGTTGCCGACTTAATCAGAAAAGGAAAAGACCTTGAAAAAATAGTCCTTTCTCGGGCTGTCAGACTACACCTCCAACAAAGGGTATTAGTATATGGCAACAAAACCGTAGTTTTCGGATAG
- a CDS encoding Peptidase S15: MYQVSKEVATTKTRDGITLVADIYRPKTEEKLPILLMRQPYGREIASTVVYAHSKWYASQGYIVVIQDVRGRGDSGGEFHLFESEIDDGEDTLNWLSTLEGSTGKVGMYGFSYQGMTQIYGAISKHPALKTICPAMIASDLYGDWAYENGAFCYELNLAWAIQLGAQTARLKEDFSAYNLLFSASRNLPVWGIPSGVEEALRKYAPFYYLWLNTPPDDDYWRKLSPQSYLDRIDLPMLHIGGWFDGYLRGTWNFYRQMRAKSAFQQSLIIGPWCHIPWGNTKGDRTYSVTANNNINEAQISWFDYYLKGVKNNKIPKKNINLFLMGQNKWIKKKTLDKEKYTKFYLNSTGLANVRDDNGKLLSKNKKISEDILVTDFWRPTPSLGGHNSVNAGSFERGELEQRTDIITYTSDFLTEKLTIIGDISLQLKVACNHSTFDISAVLSQVYPDGRVYNFSQGHITVQEHQGNKPIIFNLQPSAIALKKNTALRLSISGSAFPAYALNKGDSQEAQTITLRVFCTEESFLRL, from the coding sequence ATGTACCAAGTTAGTAAAGAAGTTGCTACCACGAAAACCCGTGATGGGATAACATTGGTGGCGGATATTTATCGCCCTAAAACCGAGGAAAAGTTACCTATTCTGTTGATGCGTCAACCCTATGGACGGGAAATTGCTTCTACGGTGGTATATGCCCATTCCAAATGGTATGCCTCCCAAGGATATATTGTGGTTATCCAAGATGTGAGAGGGAGGGGTGATTCGGGAGGAGAGTTTCATTTATTTGAGTCAGAAATTGATGATGGGGAAGATACTCTTAACTGGCTTAGTACCCTCGAAGGTAGCACAGGGAAAGTGGGAATGTATGGTTTTTCCTATCAGGGTATGACTCAGATATATGGTGCTATTAGTAAACATCCTGCCTTGAAAACCATTTGCCCTGCCATGATTGCTTCGGATTTATATGGTGATTGGGCCTATGAAAATGGGGCTTTTTGTTATGAGTTAAATTTGGCTTGGGCGATACAGTTGGGGGCGCAAACGGCAAGATTGAAAGAGGATTTTTCTGCTTATAATTTACTTTTTTCGGCTTCTCGTAATTTACCTGTATGGGGCATTCCCTCTGGTGTGGAGGAGGCTTTGAGAAAGTATGCTCCTTTTTATTATCTTTGGTTAAATACTCCCCCTGATGATGATTATTGGCGAAAATTATCTCCTCAAAGTTATCTTGATAGGATTGATTTACCGATGCTTCATATTGGGGGTTGGTTTGATGGTTATTTGCGGGGTACTTGGAATTTTTATCGGCAAATGAGGGCTAAAAGTGCTTTTCAACAGTCTTTAATTATTGGGCCTTGGTGTCATATTCCTTGGGGTAATACTAAGGGCGATCGCACTTACTCTGTTACGGCAAATAATAATATTAATGAGGCTCAAATAAGTTGGTTTGATTATTATTTAAAAGGTGTTAAAAATAATAAAATTCCTAAAAAAAATATAAATTTATTTCTCATGGGACAAAATAAGTGGATAAAAAAGAAAACTTTAGACAAAGAAAAATACACTAAATTCTATCTAAACAGTACAGGATTAGCTAATGTTAGAGACGATAATGGTAAGTTATTAAGCAAAAATAAAAAAATATCAGAGGATATATTAGTAACTGACTTTTGGCGACCTACCCCTAGTTTAGGGGGACATAATAGCGTTAATGCTGGAAGTTTTGAAAGAGGAGAGTTAGAGCAGCGCACTGATATTATTACTTATACTTCAGATTTTTTGACGGAAAAGCTAACTATAATTGGGGATATTTCTTTACAGTTAAAGGTGGCTTGTAATCATTCTACTTTTGATATAAGTGCGGTACTTTCTCAGGTTTATCCTGATGGGAGGGTATATAATTTTAGTCAAGGTCATATCACGGTACAAGAGCATCAAGGGAATAAGCCCATTATATTTAATCTCCAACCCAGTGCGATCGCCCTTAAGAAAAATACAGCCCTCCGTCTTAGTATCAGTGGTAGTGCTTTTCCTGCCTATGCCCTGAATAAAGGAGATAGTCAAGAAGCCCAAACCATTACCTTAAGAGTTTTTTGTACCGAAGAATCATTTTTGAGATTGTAA
- the pgsA gene encoding poly-gamma-glutamate synthesis protein (capsule biosynthesis protein), which produces MINKCLLGFLFVFHLVGCHHSDELVVEVVSDTVTQKDEGEGDMVEQKWFPLPEPTTPVVAINIKNKPNQTNFYDTLGAIALDYEQAEDFIDIRGVGDAGMAHTHRQPMTLTDAVFPGVQANFGKLLDAFDDTGKSYRADLSFMNWESTLGLSCQQFWAPLGPRSFAFASHPDNMKGIYERGFNLIGLANNHTRDCDRAEEGVDGVFATARHMERLTSELNASWLWHGVGEQKEAVVKTMMIKDTPVKVAFASLYLAYGDCTYTACLKDELTILRSLRDSQADIRILSIHSWTAKTQKQLVDIGVNFVQNFEGDIVFGHGPHRLAPIRIVESPRGKRGVIFESLGNFIHPVLLPIPENIIGRVLFDKETLELRQIQVIPISTDRVYASFNNNFDPTKVIGNVSWQPINDDNWRSGVNSNARGAYTNILQSQK; this is translated from the coding sequence ATGATAAATAAATGTTTGCTGGGATTTTTGTTTGTTTTCCATCTAGTGGGTTGTCATCATTCCGATGAGCTTGTGGTGGAGGTTGTTTCTGATACTGTAACCCAAAAAGATGAGGGTGAAGGGGATATGGTAGAGCAAAAATGGTTTCCTCTCCCTGAGCCTACAACCCCTGTAGTTGCCATTAATATTAAAAATAAGCCTAATCAAACTAATTTTTATGACACCCTAGGGGCGATCGCCCTTGACTATGAACAGGCAGAGGATTTTATCGATATTCGGGGGGTAGGAGATGCAGGAATGGCTCACACCCATCGGCAACCCATGACGTTAACCGATGCCGTCTTTCCTGGGGTACAAGCAAACTTTGGGAAGTTATTAGATGCTTTTGATGATACGGGAAAATCCTATCGGGCAGATTTATCTTTTATGAATTGGGAAAGCACCTTGGGCTTATCATGTCAACAGTTTTGGGCGCCTTTGGGGCCTCGCTCTTTTGCGTTTGCATCCCATCCTGACAACATGAAGGGCATCTATGAAAGGGGTTTTAATTTAATTGGTTTGGCGAATAATCATACCCGTGATTGCGATCGCGCTGAGGAAGGGGTTGACGGAGTATTTGCCACCGCTAGGCACATGGAAAGGTTAACTTCGGAATTAAATGCTAGTTGGTTATGGCATGGGGTAGGGGAACAAAAAGAAGCGGTAGTTAAAACCATGATGATAAAAGATACACCCGTCAAGGTTGCTTTTGCTAGTCTCTATCTTGCTTACGGGGATTGTACCTACACCGCTTGTTTAAAGGATGAACTAACTATATTGCGATCGCTCCGTGACTCCCAAGCCGATATTCGCATCCTTTCTATTCATAGTTGGACAGCGAAAACTCAAAAACAATTAGTGGATATAGGCGTTAATTTTGTGCAAAATTTTGAGGGGGATATAGTTTTTGGTCACGGGCCCCATCGCCTTGCACCCATAAGGATTGTAGAGTCTCCTAGGGGCAAGAGAGGGGTTATTTTTGAGAGCTTGGGAAATTTTATTCATCCTGTTCTTTTACCTATTCCTGAGAACATTATTGGTCGAGTTTTGTTTGACAAGGAAACCTTGGAATTACGACAAATTCAGGTGATTCCCATTTCCACAGACAGGGTTTATGCTTCTTTTAATAACAATTTTGACCCCACAAAGGTAATTGGTAATGTTTCATGGCAACCTATCAACGATGATAACTGGCGTAGTGGTGTAAATTCTAATGCCCGTGGTGCTTATACTAATATTTTACAATCTCAAAAATGA
- the rsmB gene encoding 16S rRNA (cytosine967-C5)-methyltransferase RsmB, which produces MNPKISPRQLAFFALQDVYGNKAYTDIALERILSKNQNLNPMDKGLVSELLYGIVRRKRTLDSLVNQLGTKKAAQQPLPLRVILHLGLYQLRYLDKIPPSAAVNTSVELAKQNGLTKLSGVVNGILRSYLRKAEIEDPLILPLELIPKLGVKYSFPDWIVEVFLKQLNVKETKKLLQWYNESPSFDIRVNSLKTTAEEVKNSFKADGIESELLSHLPQGLRLSSVGNVRNLKGFAEGLFSVQDSSAQLVGHFLEPRVGETVFDACAAPGGKTTHLAELMGDKGMIVACDNRSSRLEKIRENVERLGLKSIEIKEGDSSSFEFLAGINADGEEVKCDRTVQLYDKILIDAPCSGLGTLHKRPDIRWQQKPEKIVELAKKQLAILSNMSKGVKDNGCLVYATCTLNPMENEEVIEAFLTSHPDWHIVTERNNITANFPITSKGAIKIFPHRHNMDGFFMIKLAKG; this is translated from the coding sequence ATGAATCCAAAAATTTCTCCCCGTCAACTAGCCTTTTTTGCCCTACAGGATGTTTATGGAAACAAGGCTTATACTGATATTGCCTTAGAAAGAATTTTGAGCAAAAATCAAAACCTCAATCCTATGGATAAGGGCTTGGTGTCGGAGTTGTTGTATGGAATAGTCAGAAGAAAAAGGACTCTCGACAGTTTAGTAAATCAATTGGGTACAAAAAAAGCTGCTCAACAACCTTTGCCGTTGCGAGTTATTTTACACTTGGGTTTATATCAACTAAGGTATCTTGATAAAATTCCCCCATCCGCTGCTGTAAATACTAGCGTAGAATTGGCAAAACAAAACGGCTTAACAAAGTTGTCAGGGGTAGTTAATGGTATTTTGAGATCTTATCTTAGAAAAGCTGAAATAGAAGATCCTTTAATTTTGCCTTTGGAATTGATACCAAAATTAGGGGTAAAGTATAGTTTTCCTGATTGGATTGTGGAAGTTTTTTTGAAACAGTTAAATGTTAAGGAAACTAAAAAGTTATTGCAGTGGTACAACGAATCTCCTTCTTTTGATATAAGGGTAAATAGTTTAAAGACAACCGCTGAAGAGGTAAAAAATTCTTTTAAAGCCGATGGCATCGAAAGTGAGTTGTTGTCCCATTTACCCCAAGGGTTGAGGTTATCATCGGTGGGTAATGTACGCAATTTAAAAGGTTTTGCGGAGGGTTTATTTTCGGTGCAGGATAGTAGCGCCCAGTTAGTTGGTCATTTTTTAGAGCCGAGGGTTGGTGAGACTGTTTTTGATGCTTGTGCGGCCCCAGGGGGCAAAACTACTCACCTAGCTGAGTTGATGGGAGATAAGGGGATGATTGTTGCCTGTGATAATAGATCTTCTCGATTAGAAAAAATTAGGGAAAATGTGGAGCGTTTGGGTTTAAAATCCATTGAGATAAAAGAGGGGGATAGTAGTAGTTTTGAGTTTTTAGCAGGGATAAATGCTGATGGTGAGGAGGTAAAGTGCGATCGCACCGTACAACTTTATGATAAAATTTTAATCGATGCTCCTTGTTCTGGATTAGGTACACTACACAAACGCCCCGACATTCGCTGGCAACAAAAACCAGAAAAAATTGTTGAGTTAGCAAAAAAACAACTAGCCATCTTAAGTAATATGTCGAAGGGGGTAAAAGATAACGGTTGTCTGGTATATGCCACTTGTACCCTAAACCCTATGGAAAATGAAGAAGTAATCGAGGCTTTTCTTACGTCTCACCCTGATTGGCACATTGTTACAGAAAGAAACAATATAACCGCAAATTTTCCGATAACATCAAAGGGGGCAATAAAAATTTTCCCTCACCGTCATAATATGGATGGTTTTTTTATGATCAAACTAGCCAAGGGATAA
- a CDS encoding Metallothionein encodes MTTVTQMKCACPSCLCIVNLSDAIQKNEQYYCCQACADGHPSGSGCGHTGCGCNK; translated from the coding sequence ATGACTACGGTTACTCAAATGAAATGTGCTTGTCCTTCTTGTTTATGTATCGTTAACTTGAGCGATGCCATTCAAAAAAATGAGCAGTATTATTGTTGTCAGGCTTGTGCTGACGGACATCCTAGTGGTAGTGGTTGCGGACACACTGGCTGTGGATGTAATAAATAA
- the devC gene encoding ABC-type glycolipid efflux pump permease component DevC, translating to MKIPLAWLQLSREKIKLLVAIAGIGFADLLMFMQLGFKSALLQSAVTVHEQIEGDVFLLSPQSDALISMKSFSSRRLQQSLGVKGVESINYINIGFAIWKNPENQSTRQIMVIGFNPKEQLFKLPEVQENLAQLRLSDVVLFDDKSRPEFGPIPEWFNSGKTVQAEINEREVSVRGLFSIGSSFGADGNLITSDLNFLRIFPNRDSNLIDMGIIRLEEGVNYQAVINALRQRFDQGDVVVLSREEFVAYEREYWENSTAIGFIFNLGALMGLIVGVVIVYQILYTDVADHLPEYATLKAMGYTNNYLLRLVFQQAFILACVGFIPGMGVSMLLYDAAAGATGLPIQMTISLASQVYILTLGMCFVSGAIAVNKLKSADPADIF from the coding sequence ATGAAAATACCTCTAGCCTGGTTACAATTAAGTAGAGAAAAAATTAAATTATTAGTGGCGATCGCAGGTATTGGTTTTGCTGATCTTTTGATGTTTATGCAACTAGGATTTAAAAGTGCATTACTCCAAAGTGCCGTTACAGTCCACGAACAAATAGAAGGGGATGTGTTCTTATTAAGCCCTCAATCAGATGCTCTTATTTCTATGAAAAGTTTTTCCTCCCGTAGGCTACAACAGAGTTTAGGAGTAAAAGGAGTTGAATCTATTAACTATATAAATATTGGTTTTGCTATCTGGAAAAATCCCGAAAATCAATCTACTAGACAAATAATGGTCATTGGTTTCAATCCTAAAGAACAACTTTTTAAACTACCAGAAGTACAAGAAAATTTAGCCCAACTAAGATTATCTGATGTGGTATTATTTGATGATAAATCAAGACCAGAATTCGGACCGATTCCTGAGTGGTTTAATAGTGGTAAAACTGTTCAGGCAGAAATAAATGAAAGGGAAGTTTCTGTAAGGGGATTATTTTCCATTGGCTCTAGTTTTGGGGCGGATGGTAACTTAATAACCAGTGACTTAAACTTTCTGAGAATTTTTCCTAATCGGGATAGCAATTTGATTGATATGGGGATAATTCGCCTAGAAGAAGGGGTAAATTATCAGGCAGTTATTAATGCCCTAAGACAAAGATTTGACCAAGGAGATGTGGTAGTTTTATCCCGTGAAGAATTTGTTGCCTATGAAAGGGAATATTGGGAAAATAGCACCGCCATTGGCTTTATTTTTAACCTAGGGGCGCTCATGGGTTTGATTGTGGGGGTGGTCATTGTCTATCAAATTTTATATACTGATGTGGCAGATCACCTTCCTGAATATGCTACCCTCAAAGCCATGGGTTATACCAATAATTATTTATTGCGTTTAGTGTTTCAACAGGCTTTTATCCTTGCCTGTGTAGGTTTTATTCCTGGAATGGGCGTTTCTATGCTTCTCTATGATGCGGCCGCCGGGGCTACAGGATTACCCATTCAGATGACGATTTCCCTTGCTTCCCAAGTGTATATTTTAACATTGGGAATGTGTTTTGTTTCAGGGGCGATCGCTGTTAATAAGTTAAAATCAGCAGATCCTGCGGATATATTTTAA